The genomic region TCGGAACCGGTGCCGTTTCACCGGCCGCCAAAGAGGCTACCTCCGAAAGTTTGGCCTTTCTCGTCTCTGTTTCAGAGAAATGGCAAGTGCCGGGCTGATTCCCGGAGTCACCAAGGCTTCTTGGTAAGAAAAAAGCCCCGACTGGGGCTTTTTTTATGTCTGAAGGAGATTCGGCAGCTCCTCTAATCTTTTCCAGTTTTCCATTTCCTCATTCCAGACATAGGTCGCTGCGGTGATCAGATCATCATCCCAAGCCTTTTGCAGGGCATAAAAACTCATCGGCCCATACCGCTTATCCTCACCATCAAGGTAATACCATAATTTTTGTGACTGAAGAGGAGGAGCAACCACTTGAGGGGGTGGAGCTTTCTCGACCACTTTTGAGGGAAGAAGGTATAGAATCACAACGGCAATAAAGCCAAGAGCCACCCCTAGAAAAAACCAGGTCGTGGGAGTACGCCCCCGTTTTAGGGCTATCCGGTAACAGATCCATCCAAAAAGAAGCCAGGAAGCCAAGTAAATCATGGTCCCCATCATACCTTAGTCGACAGATAAAAAAAAAGTTGAAAAAAAATGTTGCACCAGGTTTAATGTTTTTTTCGAATTAACGCAAAGGGGCCTGTATGGCATCATCATCAAATATGAACGGTCAGAAACAAACGCTTTCTGAATGTGATTTAACAGGCTATGAGCTTCAGTTTCCTGCTCAAGTTGTTCATAAGGAAAAAAATTCAGTCTGTGAGAAAAACAACATAAAGCATGAATTTTTAATTGGGTACATTGTGAACAAAGTTCTTGATAAAGAGGCAAAGATTGTTTGCCCAATGTGCCAGGAGGAAATATCAGCTATTACTTTGAAGGTTGATGATATAAATAAACCATATAAAGAAGAGCAGTACAAAAATATTAATAAGGTGGAACGTTACATTCAGCCTATTCGGAAAGAGTTCATTCGCAGAGAATACAATAAAGATGGCAAACTGATTAAAAACCGTGATGATAAAACCCCTCTGACTATTGACGATATTCGAGATATTGTTCTAAGGGTGCAACAACCAGCCAATCAGCAAGAGGGTGATTGTTGTTTGCAAGGTCTGCTCAACTTAGGAGGGTGTACCCTTGTTGTTGGACTATGTGTTGCATCATGGCAAATCTGTAAATATGTTCTTGGAATAGATGATGACCAAGAGGACCGAAAAACACCCCCGCCGAGTCCGATTAATAGAAACCGGGCCGTAAGTCGGTTCGTGTAGGTTCTTCTTTCGGAATTTAATCGAACGATGTAGACTGAGATAAATAGAGATTCAATATTAGGATAGGTTCATAATGCATGATCAGTTTAAGGAGCTCGACACCAAGGAGCTCAAATTTGCCGACACCGTCTTTGCGCGCGATATCGAAAGTCGCGTTTTTCAATCGATTGTCATTAAATGTTTAGCCGAGGTCGAGGGAGTCGCCCTCCTCGAGGGAACCCTCCTTGACAACCTTCTTGGCCGTGAAGGGAACGAGCGGATCAAGGGGATCCACGTCGAGCAAGACTCTAAGAACCACTCGGTGAGCATCAAGGTCGAGGTTAATATTGCCCATGGGATCTCCATCCCTGAAAAGGCAAAGGAAATTCAAAGCAAGATCGCCGAAGAGGTCTGCAACTTAACGGGACTCCATGTTGCGTGCGTCCACGTTGTTTTCAAGGCGCTTATTTCTGATGAACCGATCGAAGATATTATGGAAGAAGAGCTCGAAAAGGAAGAAGAAGAGTTCTCCCCCGAGAATTTATGAACCTATCCGAAAACTATAGCGCCCTTTCTTTGCACTCCTTCTGCATCTTTTTAGAAGCTGATCTTTTGCCCTTGTCTCTTGGACAATGTGCTCAAGTCAGCTTCCAAAAATCTACTAGAAATCAGGTGAAAATCAAGAACACTCTAGCTTACGGATAGGTTCAATGAAGACCAAAGACCTCCTTTTCTCAGCGGTCCACTTCTTTGTCACCTGCTTCATTATTGGAGTAGGGGTCTTGTTTTTAACCCTTCCCTATGCCGCTCATCTCCGTGTAGCACTGGTTAACTTTCTCCTCGAGCCTGGAGAGGCTTGCCGCCTCATCGGCGCTTCGATTTTAGGGTTTGGCTCCCTCCTCTTTATTGCCATTTTTCGTCTGAATCGTCGCAATTTTTTAGCGCTCGATTCTGCTGATATCGACAAAGGGGTGATTCAGGAGGTTGCCCTGGACCACTTTCAGCAGAAATTTCCCGATGAGGAGTGGAGTTTTGATGTGGCGGTCCATCCTAAAGGGAGGCTTGAGATCTTCACTTCAGGAATGGGACAGCTTGAAGAAGAGGAGTTTGAGGGGGAATGGAAAACCTTTTTAGGAGAGCGGCTTCACTACTTCAAACCGTTTACTTTGACATTTGTTGAAACTTAATACCTGGGAGCAAATTGCAAAATTACTGATGATCGCTTTTCGGTTCTTTTCACAAATTTTGCCGTTTGATGCAAACACCCTACCCTAAAGGGTATGTGAGTTTTCATCAAACGGCAAAATTTGCAAAAATCTTCCAAAAATCGGCATGGTTCAAAATAGGGTAACAATTTTGGTCTTATGAAAGATGCGTCGGGGGCAAGCCCCCTGCTGCCCCCTTGATCTTCAATCTGGCAAGCCAAATCGACCCTCCTCGGGGGGCCGTGCAAAGCACTGTTCCACCCCTCGTGCGGGGCGATTTTGCAGAGCCATTTTGAAGCCGCGGACAGCTCACCGCATGGCTTTTCTTCGCCTTCGGCTCCGAAGCCATGTCAGTTCGCTGGAAAGGTTCTTTCCTAGAAAACCTTGCACATCTTTCACCAAGGAACAAGCCTCTTTTTTTCCAGGTTTTTAGCCACTTACCATATTCGCTTTGCTCGACTTTCAGCTTAACAAAAAAAATCCACTGAACCGACACAGCTTCGGAGCCGAAGGCGAAGAAAAGCTACGTCGTGAAGTGTTACCTCAGCATGCTGTATTTTGAACCATGCCCAAAAATCGATTAATCAGTAATTTTGCAATTGGCTCCTGGGAAAGCAAGCTAGAGATGCTCGAAGGGCTTTTCGATTTTTTCTCTGGCTTTGGTAGACAAAAACCCCACATACTTGCCTTAAAGTAGGGGGGGGGGTTGTCTATCCAAGCCAGGGGAAAAAGAAAAAGCCAGGCGATCAGCTATAGCTTACTTTTCCAGGTAAAAATGGTTTCGATGTCTTTCTTTGTGAGGCCGGGCGCCCGTTCGAGTGCTTCA from Candidatus Neptunochlamydia vexilliferae harbors:
- a CDS encoding Asp23/Gls24 family envelope stress response protein, with amino-acid sequence MHDQFKELDTKELKFADTVFARDIESRVFQSIVIKCLAEVEGVALLEGTLLDNLLGREGNERIKGIHVEQDSKNHSVSIKVEVNIAHGISIPEKAKEIQSKIAEEVCNLTGLHVACVHVVFKALISDEPIEDIMEEELEKEEEEFSPENL
- a CDS encoding DUF4339 domain-containing protein; amino-acid sequence: MGTMIYLASWLLFGWICYRIALKRGRTPTTWFFLGVALGFIAVVILYLLPSKVVEKAPPPQVVAPPLQSQKLWYYLDGEDKRYGPMSFYALQKAWDDDLITAATYVWNEEMENWKRLEELPNLLQT